The following is a genomic window from Salmo salar chromosome ssa23, Ssal_v3.1, whole genome shotgun sequence.
TAGGGTTGTCTGTGTTTGACACTGGAGATGAGGCACCAATCAGTGAGGGTGTAACATCTGTTGACGAGGGTGTTATACCAACTGATGAAGCTGTTGTATCTGATGGTGAAGTTGTTGAGGATGAAGTGGCTCTTGAGCTTGACAGTGGATAATTTGAGCTCGTTTGTTGGACAGGAGTCCCACTTGACTGTGGGGCTGCTGAGCTCAATGGTGGACCAGTAGTGCTCGAAGGTGGAATTGCTGTTCTCAGAGGACAAACAGCAAGACAAATTGGAGTCATTCATGCAGAAGAGTTGAGAAAGGTTTTGCAAAACAATATATAAATGGACTGGAAAGCCTATTCAATTTATTTGTGTCGTATTTATTATCAACAGTACAGTTTAGGAATGTTTTATTCTCACGTTGATATGGGATAACCAGTGTACAGTACAAGactaaaatgacaaaaatgttaaCATGACATTTTGTATTGAAGTCCTTGACTGTATATTTTCATGTAAGAAAAGGTTAATCTACAGTATGTGTGCTCCACCTACCTGTAGTAGTCTGTCCATTTACAGTGTGAAGGATAAACAGAAGAGCAATGAGTGCAGTGTAACAACCCATTCTGATAAGTGCAATTTATCCTGTCTGTTTTCTTCTAAACCTTTAAGGTCAATGTCAGTGAAGTCGTTTGGAGCTATCTACTCTCATCTCCTGTTTATCCAGTTTAGGTAGAGCTCCTCCTCCCTGCGTGGTAAGGAAATGGAGGGATGACTGCATTCCTATCATTAATCTTGTCTGACCAgattatttaaaatatatatattttaggtgGTAGTTCAGCTTAACATTGCAGATAggttgtggcttctatcaatgtaattctctgcatcatttccaatcccacatatatatatttttaataaatatatattattttaaatatatatatgtatatatatacatacttgtatatattttcctttattattttcaccTAACCCTTCCACTCCTCCCCTAATtgtagtaaactaatggacaacaacaattaggcttctacttctagcttatacatactatatacattttacggacacagtatattttacattagttatctttctgtttgtttttagtcccatccttcagctatcctcaacccctcccatctatcgctGAAcaacatccagttttgatttctatttgccatatatttttgtgCTGTGcagtttcacaaaagttctgaacctttctattctcataatttctacagattgtaaataaaatatatatattttttgctaagagtattattatattattgattaattgactatgacttttcaaatcacccagcagtgctatttgcagagttagctccaggtaaatgttgcaattcttcagccattcctgaatctGCGAGAATCCAGAGGtcataaaaatgtattattacagAGAAATTGTtgtaaacattaaaaaaatgaCATATAGATACTGCAAGAATCCATCAATAATTACGTTTTAGACTTTTGAAAATATTTATTGTTGTGATGCTTTACACAGAGAACATTCTTATTTTTAAGCTATTAATGTACACCAGGGCTCGCCAACCATGGTCCTGGagtgctaccctcctgtaggtttttgctccaaacccagatttaactaacctgattcagtttatcaaccagctaattattagaatcaggtgtgctagattagggttggagtgaaaacctactggacggtagctcttcaggaacagggttggagagccctgatgtacACTGTATTGTAGCATAGAATGAAGCTTCATTATTGACTGCATATTTGGCCAAAGACTGAGGTAAATCTTAAAGAAAGCTTTAAATGTGTTAAAGAACTGTAAGAAGCACTTTTCAAGGGTCTGAAAAAGCCTGCATTTCTGAGAGGTTATATTTTATTGTGTTCATCCATAACCTTGGTTGAGTTGCACTTAGGTGCACCAGGAAACAAATGGGTTAAGGTGTTTGAGCAGCAGTTTTTGTTACATGCCTAAGATTTTAGAAAGCTCATGTAGTAATCTGATAGCATTGACTATAAATATGATTTGATCTGAACTTGAGCTGTAAAATAACATGCACAGGGTTATCAAACAGTAGCACAACCTTACGGTCAGTCAAATGTGGCATTATAGCAGGCAGTGTTAGGGTTTTCATAGTGCTTGTAAGGGTTATTTTTGTCCAGGATACTAAGGCACACCCAGCAGAAGTACTGACCACAGGTGAAACAGGCCATCTTGTTACAGCCACCGTTCTTCTGTAATGAGAGGATAGACACTGGTTACGAGGATGATGTCAAGCCATGCCATGTCAAAGGTACAATAGGCTGGTTATAGAGCTCAGGCTTACCTGTATGTTGGCACGGCAGGATGGACATTCTTTGCTGTTCTGGCCTTTCCAGCCTTCACTCAGGCTCTCCTCCACCACTGTGTTGAGAATGTGTTTCCCATAGCGTTTCTCCAGGaacattctcctctcctcactgccTGAGGCATAATCTTCCCATAGGCCCTGGAGCCCAGCTACAGGcagaaacagacaaacacagaaaaTGGCGCACAAGCTGGGATAAGAGTTTGATTGAGCCAAAGCAACCTGGAATGACTCAACAGTGGATAGAGCTAAACATTGGATACTTAAAATGCCATGACAGTGCTTAGAGGCACAGCATCTCAAATACATTAATTGTGTTTATTATTTCTTTAAGAATTATTGAAACATTCTATTCTAAGTTACCTTCCACAATCATACACTTTCATTGTAGGTTTTCACACAGCACCAAGGCTCCGAAAGTGTGACTGATCAACAGACATGCATGTGGTTCATTTGGTTGCATATAACTTACACTGAATGGTTTCTCTTACCCTCTGTCTGAGGTACGCCTGCATAGGATGACTCAGCAGCTGAGTCAGAGCCTGAGGTCAGGAGTGTGTTTTCCCTCAGTTTACAGTGGGAGGTGCCATGGTAGGTCTTGCGACAGATAGTGCAGAAGGCATAGCGGCAGGAGGGGCAGAGGGCAGCGGTTGTGTCCGGTTCCAGCACCACTGGGGCAACACAGGCCTTGCGGGCGCAGTAAATCACGTCAGCCATGCGGTCCAGAGTGGACTGGAGCAGGAGGCGGTCGTAACGTGTGAATAACTCCTCCCCAACCAACCGCTTCACCTTAAACAACAGTTCATTCTCTGGGTTTAGTTTCCACATAGTGTAGAATAGCAGTTTCACACAGGTTAACTTCAGATATTTACTGAAGAAACTGTATTTCAACTTTGATCTCTAGAATAAACATCTATTCACTTCAGTTTTTCATTACCTGTGAGGGTGTAGCTGTGGAGCTGCACTCAGGCTCCGGACAGGTAAGGCCACGGACGTTCCCGTCTCTGATCTGGACCGTGAAGTACTCCGACATGCATTCGTTGCAGTAAATATGGCCGCACTCTCTGTACTGACTACAGCCTAACTTGCTCATTAAGCATATCCCACAGTCATATGCCTGTCCCTCGAACACTCTCAGCCTCTGTCTCTCATCATAGTCCAGCAGATGCACCAGGAGGTCTGTGTCTGTGGCTAACATTGAGAGGGCCCTTGTGTCCAGGGACACTGCAGCCTTATCAGAGGTTTCAACTACACTGCCCTCTGCTTCCCCCTGAGAGTCTCCAGCCTCGCTGCCCTCAGTAGATGGACTGGCCTGGCCCTGGTCATTGACAGGGATCTCCAGCGGTGGCCGGATATTCAGGAAGTCAAGCAGGTCGTCTCTGAGGAACTGGACCCAGTAGAAGAGGACCACACTGCCCACAGTGTCCTCCCATATCTTATCCAAATGCTTACACACTGCTGAGAGCTGAGACATTAATCAATGATTACTACACATACAAATGATGTCTCAATACACAAATGATGTCTCAATACACTTCACAgtattgaatacatttttgatCTAAA
Proteins encoded in this region:
- the LOC106584348 gene encoding E3 ubiquitin-protein ligase RNF14 isoform X2, translated to MNAELEAQEDELLALASIYSQEFRRAVSGLGGEIRVSLDLPRDFSVIVKSGDKHRDYVISFLPPLVLAFDLPLDYPSTSSPEFILSCKWLSHSQLSAVCKHLDKIWEDTVGSVVLFYWVQFLRDDLLDFLNIRPPLEIPVNDQGQASPSTEGSEAGDSQGEAEGSVVETSDKAAVSLDTRALSMLATDTDLLVHLLDYDERQRLRVFEGQAYDCGICLMSKLGCSQYRECGHIYCNECMSEYFTVQIRDGNVRGLTCPEPECSSTATPSQVKRLVGEELFTRYDRLLLQSTLDRMADVIYCARKACVAPVVLEPDTTAALCPSCRYAFCTICRKTYHGTSHCKLRENTLLTSGSDSAAESSYAGVPQTEAGLQGLWEDYASGSEERRMFLEKRYGKHILNTVVEESLSEGWKGQNSKECPSCRANIQKNGGCNKMACFTCDSGMAEELQHLPGANSANSTAG
- the LOC106584348 gene encoding E3 ubiquitin-protein ligase RNF14 isoform X1; translation: MNAELEAQEDELLALASIYSQEFRRAVSGLGGEIRVSLDLPRDFSVIVKSGDKHRDYVISFLPPLVLAFDLPLDYPSTSSPEFILSCKWLSHSQLSAVCKHLDKIWEDTVGSVVLFYWVQFLRDDLLDFLNIRPPLEIPVNDQGQASPSTEGSEAGDSQGEAEGSVVETSDKAAVSLDTRALSMLATDTDLLVHLLDYDERQRLRVFEGQAYDCGICLMSKLGCSQYRECGHIYCNECMSEYFTVQIRDGNVRGLTCPEPECSSTATPSQVKRLVGEELFTRYDRLLLQSTLDRMADVIYCARKACVAPVVLEPDTTAALCPSCRYAFCTICRKTYHGTSHCKLRENTLLTSGSDSAAESSYAGVPQTEAGLQGLWEDYASGSEERRMFLEKRYGKHILNTVVEESLSEGWKGQNSKECPSCRANIQKNGGCNKMACFTCGQYFCWVCLSILDKNNPYKHYENPNTACYNATFD